The sequence below is a genomic window from Thermus filiformis.
ATCGTCTTGGGGGAGGGGTTTTACCCCATCAACGTCCTGCACGCGGTGAAGGCCTGCCCCGAGGTGGTCAGGATCTTCGCCGCCACCGCCAACCCCCTAAAGGTGGTGGTGGCCGAGGAGGGGGAGCAGCGGGCCATCCTGGGGGTGATGGACGGCTTCAAGCCCCTGGGCGTGGAGGACGAGGCCGAGGTGGCCTGGCGCAAGGACCTCCTCCGCCGCTTCGGGTATAAACTCTAGGCATGCTGGAGGCAGGCGAACTCGCACCCGACTTCGCCCTTCCCGACCAGGAGGGGCGGCTTCACCGGCTTTCGGACTACCGGGGGCGCTGGGTGGTCCTCTACTTCTACCCCAAGGACGACACCCCGGGCTGCACCAAGGAGGCCTGCGGCTTCCGGGACGAGAAGGGCCGGCTCGAGGAGCTGGGGGCGGTGGTTTTGGGGGTCTCGGCGGACGACGTGGAAAGCCACAAGCGCTTCGCCGAGAAGTACCGCCTGAACTTCCCCCTCCTCTCCGACCCGGCCAAGGAGGCCATCCGGGCCTACGGGGCCTGGGGGAAGAAGACGCTTTACGGCAAGGAGTACGAGGGCGTCCTCCGCCAGACCTTCCTGATAGACCCCGAGGGCCGGGTGGCCAAGATCTGGCGCAAGGTGAGCCCCGAGGGGCACGCGGAGGAAGTGGCCCAGGCCCTGGAGGCGCTTCGTGGAAAAGGGGCTTGAGCAGTACAAGAAGGAGGCCGCCCACGCGGCGGCGAGCCTGGTGGAAAGCGGAATGGTGGTGGGCCTGGGCACGGGTTCCACCGCCCGGTACGCGGTCTTGGAGATCGCCCGCAGGCTGAGGGAGGGGGAGATCCAAGGCGTCCGGGGCGTCCCCACCTCCGAGGCCACGGCGGAGCTCGCCCGCAAGGAGGGCATCCCCCTGGTGGACCTGCCCCCGGAAGGGGTGGACCTGGCGATTGACGGGGCGGACGAGATCGCCCCCGACCTCTCCCTCATCAAGGGGCTTGGGGGGGCCCTCCTGCGGGAGAAGATCGTGGAGAGCACCGCCCGGGAGTTCGTGGTGGTGGCCGACCACACCAAGAAGGTGCCGGTCCTGGGCCGGGGGGTGGTGCCGGTGGAGATCGTCCCCTTCGGCTACCGGGCTACTTTGCGCGCCATCGCCGCCCTCGGGGGGGAGGCCGAGCTCCGCATGGACGGGGACGAGTTCTTCTTTACGGACAACGGCCACCTCATCGCGGACGTGCGCTTCGGCCCCATCGGGGACCCTTTGGTCCTGCACCGGGCGCTTTTGGAGATCCCCGGGGTGGTGGAGACCGGCCTCTTCGTGGGCCTGGCGAGCCGGGCCCTGGTGGCGGGGCCCTTCGGCCTCGAGGAGCTCCGCCCCTAGGGGTGGTATACTTTTGCCCATGAAGGGGATGCGGACCTCCTAGGGCGGGGCGAGGACCCCGCCCGGGGCGGTTCGCCCCGGTTTTTTTTGGAGGAGAGCCGTGGAGAAAGTCTTTTACGTGACCACCCCCATCTACTACGTGAACGCCGAGCCCCACTTGGGCCACGCCTACACCACCGTGGTGGCGGACTTCCTCGCCCGCTGGCACCGCCTGGACGGCTACAGGACCTTCTTCCTTACCGGGACCGACGAGCACGGGGAGACGGTCTACCGGGCCGCCCTGGCGGCGGGGGAGGACCCCAAGGCCTTCGTGGACCGGATCTCCGAGCGGTTCCGGACCGCCTGGCGGACGCTGAACATCTCCTACGACGACTTCATCCGCACCACGGAGGAGCGGCACAAGCGGGTGGTCCAGCAGGTGCTCCAGGCCGTCTACGACCGGGGGGACATCTACTACGGGGAGTACGAGGGGCTTTACTGCGTCTCCTGCGAGCGGTTTTACACGGAGAAGGAGCTTGTGGAGGGGAACTGCCCCATCCACGGCCGGCCGGTGGAGAGGAGGCGGGAGGGGAACTACTTCTTCCGCATGGAGAAGTACCGGGACTGGCTTTTGGAGTACCTGCGGGACCACCCGGACCTCATCCGGCCCGAGGGGTACCGGAACGAGGTCCTGGCCATGCTCTCCGAGCCCATCGGGGACCTCTCCATCTCCCGGCCCCGCGCCCGGGTTCCCTGGGGCATCCCCCTTCCCTGGGACGAGGGGCACGTAGTCTACGTCTGGTTTGACGCGCTTTTGAACTACGTCTCGGCCCTGGGCTACCCGGACGGGGAAAAGTACCGCGTCTTTTGGCCTCACGCCTGGCACCTGATCGGCAAGGACATCCTGAAGCCCCACGCGGTCTTCTGGCCCACCATGCTGAAGGCGGCGGGGATTCCCATGTACCGCCACCTGAACGTGGGGGGGTTCCTCCTGGGCCCGGACGGGCGGAAGATGAGCAAGACCCTGGGGAACGTGGTGGATCCCTTCGCCCTGGCCGAGAAGTACGGCCGGGACGCGGTCCGCTACTACCTGCTCAAGGAGCTTCCTTACGGACAGGACGCCTCGGTGAGCGAGGAGGCCCTAAGGGAGCGGTACAACGCCGACCTGGCCAACGACCTGGGGAACCTGGTCCAGAGGCTTAGGGCCATGCTCTTCCGCTACGCGGAGGGGCGCATTCCCGAGCCCGTGGGGGGGGACGGCCTCGAGGCCGGCACCGCTTTGGCCGCTCGGCTCCGCCCCCTGGTGCGGGAGATCAAGATCCACGTGGCCCTGGAGGAGGCCCTCCAGTACGTCCGGAGCCTCAACCGGTACATCAACGAGAAGAAGCCCTGGGAGCTGGCCAAGAAGGAGCCGGAGGAGGCCCGCCGGGTCCTGTACCGGGTGGTGGAGGGGGTGCGGATCGCGAGCGTCCTCCTCGAGCCCGCCATGCCCGAAAAGGCGGTGGAGATGCGCAGGGCTTTGGGCCTAAAGGAGGCCTACACCCTGGCCGAGGCCGAGGTCTGGGGCCTGGCCGAGCCCCAACCCATTCCCGAGGAGGCCCCCATCCTCTTCCCCAAGGAGGCCCAAAAGGAGGCAGGGGAGGACCAGGAGGCCCCCCGGGCGGGGCTCATAGACCTCGAGGACTTCCAGAAGGTGGAGCTCCGGGTGGCCCTGGT
It includes:
- the bcp gene encoding thioredoxin-dependent thiol peroxidase, encoding MLEAGELAPDFALPDQEGRLHRLSDYRGRWVVLYFYPKDDTPGCTKEACGFRDEKGRLEELGAVVLGVSADDVESHKRFAEKYRLNFPLLSDPAKEAIRAYGAWGKKTLYGKEYEGVLRQTFLIDPEGRVAKIWRKVSPEGHAEEVAQALEALRGKGA
- the rpiA gene encoding ribose-5-phosphate isomerase RpiA — its product is MEKGLEQYKKEAAHAAASLVESGMVVGLGTGSTARYAVLEIARRLREGEIQGVRGVPTSEATAELARKEGIPLVDLPPEGVDLAIDGADEIAPDLSLIKGLGGALLREKIVESTAREFVVVADHTKKVPVLGRGVVPVEIVPFGYRATLRAIAALGGEAELRMDGDEFFFTDNGHLIADVRFGPIGDPLVLHRALLEIPGVVETGLFVGLASRALVAGPFGLEELRP
- the metG gene encoding methionine--tRNA ligase: MEKVFYVTTPIYYVNAEPHLGHAYTTVVADFLARWHRLDGYRTFFLTGTDEHGETVYRAALAAGEDPKAFVDRISERFRTAWRTLNISYDDFIRTTEERHKRVVQQVLQAVYDRGDIYYGEYEGLYCVSCERFYTEKELVEGNCPIHGRPVERRREGNYFFRMEKYRDWLLEYLRDHPDLIRPEGYRNEVLAMLSEPIGDLSISRPRARVPWGIPLPWDEGHVVYVWFDALLNYVSALGYPDGEKYRVFWPHAWHLIGKDILKPHAVFWPTMLKAAGIPMYRHLNVGGFLLGPDGRKMSKTLGNVVDPFALAEKYGRDAVRYYLLKELPYGQDASVSEEALRERYNADLANDLGNLVQRLRAMLFRYAEGRIPEPVGGDGLEAGTALAARLRPLVREIKIHVALEEALQYVRSLNRYINEKKPWELAKKEPEEARRVLYRVVEGVRIASVLLEPAMPEKAVEMRRALGLKEAYTLAEAEVWGLAEPQPIPEEAPILFPKEAQKEAGEDQEAPRAGLIDLEDFQKVELRVALVKEARRHPNADRLLVLTLDLGGEERTVVSGIARWYAPEALLGKKVVLVANLKPAKLRGIESQGMILAASQGEDLALVTVEGEIPPGAVVK